Proteins found in one Terriglobales bacterium genomic segment:
- a CDS encoding tetratricopeptide repeat protein, whose protein sequence is MTRIFSTVLVLLGLAGAAPALPPRPAAPAPAEMIAAGRIDEAVNLLRARVAASPNDAEGFNLLARAYYAEERWDDAVHAAERSIALQPDNSNYHMWLARADGLKAEHSNFFTAARMVGRIKREFERAVELDGSNVEARSNLAEFYIEAPGFLGGSSDKARIQAQAIASLNPPVSMWVLARLAEKEGDPGEAERFYRAAIEASHGSAPTWIDLASFFRRVKRYDDMEQAIQQALAADHKNGDDLFDAAGLLLRADRNLPLAAQSLRRYLESGRPVESAPLNQAHQLLGAVLEKQGDRPGALAEYRAALALAADYKPAKEGIRRLQP, encoded by the coding sequence ATGACCCGGATCTTCTCTACGGTGTTGGTGCTGCTGGGGCTGGCAGGCGCGGCCCCCGCCCTTCCCCCGCGTCCCGCTGCGCCCGCACCCGCGGAGATGATCGCCGCCGGCCGCATCGATGAGGCAGTGAACCTGCTGCGGGCGCGCGTGGCCGCCTCCCCCAACGACGCCGAGGGCTTCAACCTGCTGGCCCGTGCCTATTACGCGGAGGAGCGCTGGGACGACGCCGTCCACGCCGCCGAGCGCAGCATCGCCCTGCAGCCCGACAACAGCAACTACCACATGTGGCTGGCCCGCGCCGACGGCCTGAAGGCGGAGCACTCCAATTTCTTCACCGCCGCCCGCATGGTGGGCCGCATCAAGCGCGAATTCGAGCGCGCGGTCGAACTCGACGGCTCCAACGTCGAGGCCCGCTCCAACTTGGCCGAGTTCTACATCGAGGCCCCGGGGTTCCTGGGCGGCAGCAGCGACAAGGCCCGCATCCAGGCGCAGGCGATCGCCTCCCTCAATCCCCCGGTCTCCATGTGGGTGCTGGCGCGGCTGGCGGAGAAAGAGGGCGACCCCGGGGAAGCCGAGCGCTTCTACCGCGCCGCCATCGAGGCCAGCCACGGCTCGGCCCCCACCTGGATCGACCTGGCTTCTTTCTTCCGCCGGGTCAAGCGGTACGACGACATGGAGCAGGCCATCCAGCAGGCCTTGGCCGCCGACCACAAGAACGGCGACGACCTCTTCGACGCGGCTGGGCTCCTGCTGCGCGCCGACCGCAACCTGCCCCTGGCGGCCCAGTCGCTGCGTCGGTACCTGGAGTCGGGGAGGCCGGTGGAGTCCGCTCCTCTGAATCAGGCCCATCAGTTGCTGGGAGCGGTCCTGGAAAAACAGGGCGACCGCCCGGGTGCGCTGGCCGAGTACCGAGCGGCCCTGGCGCTGGCCGCCGACTACAAGCCCGCCAAGGAAGGCATCCGGCGCCTGCAACCCTGA
- a CDS encoding ATP-binding protein, protein MTGNRVSYTLDSTLDSVNTAEETAEQLAAKAGFSEEECQKISMAVREAAVNAVLHGNAYDPNKKMTVSYENTGGSLVVTIADQGRGLDPKDIPDPLAPENLLKQSGRGIFLMRSFMDEVRIRTLQPGTEFTLIKHRGPAAKTKEASK, encoded by the coding sequence ATGACGGGCAACCGGGTTTCCTACACCCTGGACTCAACCCTGGACAGCGTCAACACCGCCGAGGAAACGGCGGAACAGTTGGCTGCCAAAGCCGGCTTCTCCGAGGAGGAGTGTCAGAAGATCTCCATGGCGGTGCGCGAGGCCGCGGTCAACGCCGTGCTGCACGGCAACGCCTATGATCCCAACAAGAAGATGACGGTGTCCTATGAGAATACGGGAGGTTCGCTGGTGGTGACCATCGCCGACCAGGGCCGGGGACTGGATCCTAAGGACATTCCCGATCCCCTGGCCCCGGAGAACCTGCTCAAGCAATCGGGACGCGGCATCTTTCTCATGCGTTCGTTCATGGACGAGGTGCGCATCCGCACCCTGCAACCGGGAACCGAGTTTACCCTCATCAAACACCGCGGCCCCGCCGCGAAGACCAAGGAGGCTTCCAAGTGA
- a CDS encoding efflux RND transporter periplasmic adaptor subunit, with amino-acid sequence MPLDHAIAFARKHRASVIVLAVALGVLLLAAFISARRGRVPVRAEKALRRTILNTISTNGKIQPVDGFEAHAPLATTVRRVLVREGDWVKKGQLLLQLDDADAAAQAARALAQLRSAEAALHAVQVGGTHEEVLDRQAELVKAQGEVEAAQRNLDAMRQLKQNGAATAAEVQNAENRLKTAQAQLSVLEQKKSDRYSRPEVAKVQAQAADARAAYAAAQEVVRQSNVTATSDGTVYNLPVHPGMYVAAGDLLVQVADLSTVQVAAYVDEPDIGRLERGQKVTLAWDAIPGRTWAGTVTRVPTTVSLLGTRTVGQITCEIPNPDHKLLPNVNVSVTITTARHDHALTVPREAVHQEDGQHYVFQVVDGELQRREVETSVADLTRIEVVRGLEDDAVVALGSTNGQVLRSGLPVRVVQR; translated from the coding sequence ATGCCCTTGGATCATGCCATCGCTTTCGCGCGCAAGCACCGCGCCTCCGTCATCGTGCTCGCGGTCGCGCTGGGGGTGTTGCTGCTGGCGGCCTTCATCTCGGCGCGCCGCGGCCGGGTACCGGTACGCGCGGAGAAGGCGTTGCGCCGGACCATCCTGAATACCATCTCCACCAACGGCAAGATCCAGCCGGTGGACGGCTTCGAGGCGCACGCCCCCCTGGCCACCACCGTGCGGCGGGTGCTGGTGCGCGAGGGCGACTGGGTGAAGAAGGGGCAACTGCTGCTGCAGCTCGACGACGCCGACGCCGCCGCCCAAGCGGCCCGCGCCCTGGCGCAACTGCGCTCCGCCGAAGCCGCCCTGCACGCGGTGCAAGTGGGCGGCACCCACGAGGAAGTCCTGGACCGCCAGGCGGAGCTGGTGAAGGCGCAGGGCGAGGTGGAGGCGGCGCAGCGCAATCTCGACGCCATGCGGCAGCTCAAGCAGAACGGGGCGGCCACCGCGGCGGAGGTGCAGAACGCAGAGAACCGCCTCAAGACCGCCCAGGCCCAACTGAGCGTGCTGGAACAGAAGAAGAGCGACCGCTACTCGCGTCCCGAGGTGGCCAAGGTGCAAGCCCAGGCCGCCGACGCCCGTGCCGCCTACGCCGCCGCCCAGGAGGTGGTGCGCCAGTCCAACGTCACCGCCACCAGCGACGGCACCGTCTACAACCTGCCCGTCCACCCGGGCATGTACGTCGCCGCCGGCGACCTGCTGGTGCAGGTGGCCGACCTCTCCACCGTGCAGGTGGCCGCCTACGTCGACGAGCCCGACATCGGGCGCCTGGAGCGCGGCCAGAAGGTGACCCTGGCGTGGGACGCCATTCCGGGGCGCACCTGGGCGGGCACGGTGACGCGCGTGCCCACCACCGTCAGCCTGCTGGGCACTCGCACCGTCGGCCAGATCACCTGCGAGATTCCCAACCCGGACCACAAGCTGCTGCCCAACGTGAACGTCAGCGTCACCATCACCACCGCCCGCCACGACCACGCTCTCACCGTACCGCGCGAGGCGGTCCACCAGGAAGACGGGCAGCATTACGTCTTCCAGGTCGTGGACGGCGAACTGCAGCGGCGCGAAGTGGAAACCTCGGTCGCCGACCTCACCCGCATCGAGGTGGTGCGCGGCCTGGAGGACGACGCGGTGGTGGCGTTGGGCTCGACCAACGGCCAGGTGCTGCGTTCCGGCCTGCCGGTGCGCGTCGTCCAGCGATGA
- a CDS encoding glycosyltransferase family 2 protein, producing the protein MIQVAVWTLGALLAVVWLSRVVDAALGMPQVPNLIEAAWDKPVAESNAPQVSIIVPARNEGESIARCLQSLLALEYPDYEIIAVDDRSTDATGRIMDQVAATAPPSSRLKVIHVTELPAGWLGKTHAMWTAASQAAGEWLLFTDGDIFFRPDTLRRVMACVEQKRLDHMVLLPTMEMATPGESMMIGFFQVMFTFGHRPWKVSDPKTRDHLGAGCFNLVRRSAYETVGGYERLRLAVVDDMKLGQMVKEHGYRQNVAFGRDLIRLHWAPGALGVVQNLTKNAFAVMNFNLAKTLGAAFLMLVLNMGPWLGLGLAHGWARLGYGLAVLAIALLYLGMSWYSPISALYFVTNPLGALMFAYILVRSAFLTLARGGVLWRGTLYSLKELRRGMV; encoded by the coding sequence ATGATCCAGGTCGCGGTCTGGACGCTGGGAGCTCTGCTGGCGGTGGTGTGGCTTTCGCGCGTCGTGGACGCCGCCCTGGGCATGCCGCAGGTGCCGAATCTGATCGAGGCGGCCTGGGACAAACCGGTAGCGGAGTCAAACGCGCCCCAGGTGAGCATCATCGTGCCCGCGCGCAACGAGGGAGAGTCCATCGCGCGTTGCCTGCAGTCATTGCTGGCCCTGGAGTATCCCGACTACGAGATCATCGCGGTGGACGACCGCTCCACCGACGCCACCGGGCGGATCATGGACCAGGTGGCTGCGACCGCGCCCCCATCCTCGCGGCTGAAGGTGATCCATGTGACGGAATTGCCGGCGGGCTGGCTGGGCAAGACCCACGCCATGTGGACGGCCGCCTCCCAGGCTGCGGGGGAGTGGCTGCTGTTCACCGACGGAGACATCTTCTTCCGTCCCGACACCCTGCGCCGCGTGATGGCCTGCGTGGAACAGAAGCGGCTCGATCACATGGTCCTGCTGCCCACCATGGAGATGGCGACACCCGGCGAGAGCATGATGATCGGCTTCTTCCAGGTGATGTTCACCTTCGGGCACCGCCCGTGGAAGGTCTCAGATCCCAAGACCAGGGACCACCTGGGGGCGGGTTGCTTCAACCTGGTGCGGCGCTCGGCGTATGAAACCGTGGGCGGCTATGAACGCCTGCGCCTGGCGGTGGTGGACGACATGAAGCTGGGGCAGATGGTGAAGGAACACGGCTACCGCCAGAACGTGGCCTTCGGGCGCGACCTCATCCGGCTGCACTGGGCTCCGGGCGCGCTGGGCGTGGTCCAGAACCTCACCAAGAACGCCTTCGCGGTGATGAACTTCAACCTGGCCAAGACGCTGGGCGCCGCCTTCCTCATGCTGGTGCTGAACATGGGCCCGTGGCTGGGGCTGGGGCTGGCGCACGGCTGGGCGCGGCTCGGCTACGGCCTGGCCGTGCTGGCCATCGCCCTGCTTTACCTGGGGATGTCCTGGTACTCGCCCATCTCGGCGCTCTACTTTGTGACCAATCCCCTAGGCGCGCTGATGTTCGCCTACATCCTGGTGCGCTCGGCCTTCCTGACGCTGGCGCGCGGCGGCGTGCTCTGGCGCGGCACGCTGTATTCCCTGAAGGAACTGCGGCGCGGGATGGTGTGA
- the queF gene encoding preQ(1) synthase has protein sequence MPRAKRYTPKHARAGLGGPFPAIETWPNQFPAYEIVIDVPEFTSVCPKTGLPDFGTLTIRYMPARQCLELKSVKEYVLAYRNLGIFQENVVNRVLEDVVRAARPVWAVVRGEFRPRGGIGTVVEARWPRPRGKPPA, from the coding sequence ATGCCGCGCGCCAAACGCTACACCCCGAAGCACGCTCGCGCCGGGCTCGGGGGGCCCTTTCCCGCCATCGAGACCTGGCCCAACCAGTTTCCCGCCTACGAGATCGTCATCGACGTTCCCGAGTTCACCTCGGTGTGTCCCAAGACCGGGCTGCCGGACTTCGGCACCCTCACCATCCGCTACATGCCGGCGCGGCAGTGTCTGGAATTGAAGTCGGTGAAGGAGTACGTGCTCGCCTACCGCAACCTGGGGATCTTCCAGGAGAACGTGGTGAACCGGGTGCTGGAGGACGTGGTGCGGGCCGCCCGCCCGGTGTGGGCGGTGGTGCGGGGGGAGTTCCGGCCGCGCGGCGGCATCGGCACGGTGGTGGAAGCGCGCTGGCCGCGGCCGAGAGGGAAGCCTCCCGCCTGA
- a CDS encoding MFS transporter, translated as MPPKIYPRTMLALLTAINFFNYIDRSVLFAVQPLIQKEFHRHDLDFGLLSTAFFGTYMVAAPFLGALADRFPRRIIITTGILLWSGATLLTAFVTDFNGLLVRHTIVGIGEASYAAAAPSIIADLFPEQRRGRMLAVFFMAIPVGTAVGYLIGGMLGERYGWRAPFYVGAIPGFLLALTLVFLREPERGLSDRLRETPERASLLHLARNGAFLTATLGMAMMTFCLGGLQVWMPTFLNRVRGVGLDHANLIFGASTAITGTVGTLFGGWLGDRLLRRTHGAYYLVSAATLGLGIPAMLGAIYLSGRPMFPAIFIAEFLLLMNTGPLNAAVINSVGAHIRSTAIAVNLFVIHLLGDAFSPSLIGYISDRSNLQTGFVSTVAAIALSSAILLYGMRFAPRLPANPNAAPGAGA; from the coding sequence ATGCCCCCCAAGATCTATCCCCGGACCATGCTGGCGCTGCTCACCGCCATCAACTTCTTCAACTACATCGACCGCTCGGTGCTGTTCGCGGTGCAGCCGCTGATCCAGAAAGAATTCCACCGGCATGACCTGGACTTCGGCCTGCTCTCCACCGCCTTCTTCGGGACCTACATGGTGGCAGCGCCGTTCCTGGGAGCGCTGGCCGACCGCTTCCCGCGCCGGATCATCATCACCACCGGCATCCTGCTGTGGAGCGGAGCCACGCTGCTGACCGCCTTTGTCACGGATTTCAACGGTTTGCTGGTACGACACACCATCGTGGGCATCGGCGAGGCCAGCTACGCCGCGGCGGCGCCTTCGATCATCGCCGACTTGTTTCCGGAGCAGCGTCGCGGCCGCATGCTGGCCGTTTTCTTCATGGCCATCCCGGTGGGGACGGCGGTGGGCTACCTGATCGGCGGGATGCTGGGCGAGCGCTACGGCTGGCGCGCGCCCTTCTACGTGGGAGCGATCCCTGGTTTTCTGCTGGCGCTCACGCTGGTCTTTCTGCGCGAGCCCGAGCGCGGTCTCTCCGACCGGCTGCGCGAGACCCCGGAGCGCGCCAGCCTGCTGCACCTGGCGCGCAACGGCGCCTTCCTCACCGCCACCCTGGGCATGGCCATGATGACCTTCTGCCTGGGCGGCCTGCAGGTGTGGATGCCCACATTCCTCAACCGCGTGCGCGGCGTGGGCCTGGACCACGCCAACCTGATCTTCGGGGCTTCGACCGCCATCACTGGGACGGTCGGCACGCTGTTCGGAGGCTGGCTGGGCGACCGCCTGCTGCGCCGCACCCATGGAGCCTACTACCTGGTTTCGGCGGCCACCCTGGGCCTCGGAATCCCGGCGATGCTGGGGGCCATCTACCTGAGCGGACGGCCCATGTTTCCAGCGATCTTCATCGCCGAGTTCCTGCTGCTGATGAACACCGGTCCGCTCAACGCCGCCGTGATCAATTCAGTGGGCGCGCACATCCGCTCCACCGCCATCGCCGTCAACCTGTTCGTGATCCACCTGCTGGGCGACGCCTTCTCCCCCAGCCTGATCGGCTACATCTCCGACCGCAGCAACCTGCAGACCGGGTTCGTCTCGACGGTGGCCGCCATCGCGCTCTCCTCCGCCATCCTGCTCTACGGGATGCGCTTCGCCCCGCGCCTGCCCGCCAACCCCAACGCCGCGCCCGGAGCGGGGGCATGA
- the hpnJ gene encoding hopanoid biosynthesis associated radical SAM protein HpnJ, with product MPLKTLFLNPPSFENFDGGASSRWPATREIESYWYPVWLAYPAGMLEGSRLLDAPPHHVSAQETIQIAKDYEFLVLFTSSPGWRGDHKLAEAIKGANPSIKIAFVGPPVTTEPERALKECAAIDFVCRREFDYSVAEFAQGKPLAEILGISYRKNGGIAHNPDRPQLADLDALPDVTDVYRRDLDVRRYNVPFLLYPFVSLYTTRGCPAQCTFCLWPQTLSGHPWRKRSSERVAREMAKAKEYWPYVKEFFFDDDTFNIQKARTIELCEKLKPLKLTWSCTSRVTTDYETLKAMKEAGCRLLIVGYESGDQQILKNIKKGATVERAVQFTKDCKKLGLVVHGDFILGLPGETRETVEKTIRFAKSLDVETIQVSIAHAYPGTELYDFAKKNGFIINEQQMVDEGGHQLAHIEYPGLPREEIMEAVHRFYDEYYFRPKAVFRIVRKAVFDSTERKRLYKEAKAFLALRSQRKRYVKDRRAQTGPPAAPPSGPADDSVRDHTAEAVEV from the coding sequence ATGCCACTGAAGACCTTATTCCTCAATCCGCCGTCGTTCGAGAATTTTGACGGGGGTGCCAGTTCGCGCTGGCCGGCCACCCGCGAGATCGAATCCTACTGGTATCCGGTCTGGCTGGCCTACCCCGCCGGGATGCTGGAGGGCTCGCGCCTGCTGGACGCGCCCCCGCACCACGTCTCCGCCCAGGAGACCATCCAGATCGCCAAGGACTACGAGTTCCTGGTGCTGTTCACCAGCAGCCCGGGGTGGCGTGGCGACCACAAGCTGGCGGAGGCCATCAAGGGCGCCAACCCCTCGATCAAGATCGCCTTCGTGGGCCCGCCCGTGACCACCGAGCCGGAGCGCGCGCTCAAGGAGTGCGCCGCCATCGACTTCGTCTGCCGCCGCGAGTTCGACTACTCGGTGGCCGAGTTCGCCCAGGGCAAGCCCCTGGCGGAGATCCTGGGCATCTCCTATCGCAAGAACGGGGGCATCGCCCACAACCCCGACCGCCCCCAGCTCGCCGATCTGGACGCGCTGCCCGACGTCACCGACGTCTACCGGCGCGACCTGGATGTGCGCCGCTACAACGTCCCCTTCCTGCTCTATCCCTTCGTCTCGCTCTACACCACCCGCGGCTGCCCGGCGCAGTGCACCTTCTGCCTGTGGCCGCAGACCCTGAGCGGGCATCCCTGGCGCAAGCGCTCCAGCGAGCGCGTCGCCCGCGAGATGGCCAAGGCCAAGGAATACTGGCCCTACGTGAAGGAATTCTTCTTCGACGACGACACCTTCAACATCCAGAAGGCGCGCACCATCGAGCTGTGCGAGAAGCTGAAGCCGCTGAAGCTGACCTGGTCCTGCACCTCGCGCGTCACCACTGACTACGAGACCCTGAAGGCCATGAAGGAAGCCGGGTGCCGCCTGCTGATCGTGGGCTACGAGTCCGGCGACCAGCAGATCCTGAAGAACATCAAGAAGGGGGCGACGGTCGAGCGCGCCGTCCAGTTCACCAAGGACTGCAAGAAGCTGGGGCTGGTGGTGCATGGCGACTTCATCCTGGGCCTGCCCGGCGAGACCCGCGAGACCGTGGAGAAGACCATCCGCTTCGCGAAGTCCCTGGACGTCGAGACCATCCAGGTGTCCATCGCCCACGCCTATCCCGGCACCGAGCTCTACGACTTCGCCAAGAAGAACGGCTTCATCATCAACGAGCAGCAGATGGTGGACGAAGGCGGCCACCAGCTCGCCCACATCGAGTATCCCGGCCTGCCGCGCGAGGAGATCATGGAGGCGGTACACCGCTTCTACGACGAGTACTACTTCCGCCCCAAGGCGGTCTTCCGCATCGTCCGGAAGGCGGTCTTCGACTCCACCGAGCGCAAGCGTCTGTACAAAGAAGCCAAGGCTTTCCTGGCGCTGCGCTCGCAGCGCAAACGCTACGTGAAAGACCGTCGCGCCCAGACGGGGCCTCCCGCGGCGCCGCCTTCCGGCCCGGCGGACGATTCCGTTCGCGACCACACCGCAGAAGCGGTCGAGGTCTGA
- a CDS encoding STAS domain-containing protein, which yields MTMKASTRQVNGVTVVDLSGRITLGEGSVILRDTVRDLVGKGNKKILLNLGDVTYIDSSGIGELVSAFTTVRNQGGELKLLNLTKKVHDLLQITKLYTVFDVKDDEAAAVASFK from the coding sequence GTGACCATGAAGGCCAGCACGAGACAGGTGAACGGGGTGACGGTCGTGGATTTGAGCGGCCGCATCACCCTGGGCGAGGGCAGCGTGATCCTGCGGGACACGGTGCGCGACCTGGTGGGCAAGGGCAACAAGAAGATCCTGTTGAACCTGGGCGACGTGACCTATATCGACAGCTCCGGCATCGGCGAGCTGGTCAGCGCGTTCACCACCGTGCGCAACCAGGGCGGCGAACTCAAGCTGCTCAACCTCACCAAGAAGGTGCACGACCTGCTGCAGATCACGAAGCTGTACACCGTCTTCGACGTCAAGGACGACGAAGCGGCCGCGGTTGCGTCCTTCAAATAG
- a CDS encoding prolipoprotein diacylglyceryl transferase family protein, producing MRVHSAFSILHSAFLGGSLYPYIHLGPLTLGTYGLMVWLGLVAGFYALQADLRRRRLAGDAYFIILGIAVAGLVGSKLYHDLESPREFLAHPLIFFSNTGFAWFGAVLGGLLALGLFSRHYRIPYLTMLDVCAPAATVGYAIGRLGCLLAGDGDYGVPTSLPWGMSFPNGLVPTTERVHPTPIYECLAWLLIFWLLWREGRRATEIQRPAGLVLSHYLILTGLARFLVEFIRINPRYYLGFGGAGVIAPAHDALLMWSNAQVAGLISVAAGCVLWAAALGFRRRGRRAA from the coding sequence GTGCGCGTTCATTCTGCATTCTCAATTCTGCATTCTGCATTCCTTGGAGGAAGTCTGTATCCCTACATCCACCTCGGCCCGCTGACTCTGGGCACCTACGGCCTGATGGTCTGGCTTGGACTGGTCGCGGGCTTCTATGCCCTGCAGGCCGACCTGCGCCGCCGGCGGCTCGCCGGCGACGCTTACTTCATCATCCTGGGCATCGCGGTGGCCGGCCTGGTGGGCTCCAAGCTCTACCACGACCTGGAGAGCCCGCGCGAGTTCCTGGCTCATCCCTTGATCTTCTTCAGCAATACCGGCTTTGCCTGGTTCGGGGCGGTGCTGGGCGGGCTGCTCGCCCTCGGGCTTTTCTCCCGCCACTATCGCATTCCCTACCTGACCATGCTCGACGTCTGCGCCCCGGCGGCCACTGTGGGCTACGCCATCGGCCGCCTGGGTTGCCTGCTGGCAGGCGACGGCGACTACGGCGTCCCCACCTCCCTGCCCTGGGGCATGAGCTTTCCCAACGGGCTGGTGCCCACCACCGAGCGGGTGCATCCCACTCCCATCTACGAGTGCCTGGCCTGGCTGTTGATCTTCTGGCTCCTCTGGCGGGAGGGGAGACGTGCGACCGAGATCCAGCGGCCCGCGGGCCTGGTGCTCTCCCACTACCTGATCCTGACCGGCCTGGCCCGCTTCCTGGTGGAGTTCATTCGCATCAATCCGCGCTATTATCTGGGCTTCGGAGGTGCGGGCGTCATCGCCCCCGCCCACGACGCCCTGCTGATGTGGAGCAACGCGCAGGTGGCGGGGCTGATCTCGGTGGCGGCGGGTTGCGTGCTGTGGGCCGCGGCGCTGGGTTTCCGCCGCCGAGGTCGGAGGGCCGCTTAA
- a CDS encoding carboxymuconolactone decarboxylase family protein yields the protein MRITRLDQSQVDADSQAIYEHYLKVRGNVPNMFRTAAHRPQFLKTLIAHFRTVMETGTVETKLKELLSVRVSQINQCEY from the coding sequence ATGCGCATCACACGACTGGACCAATCCCAGGTTGACGCCGACAGCCAGGCCATCTACGAGCATTACCTCAAGGTCCGCGGCAACGTCCCCAACATGTTCCGCACCGCGGCCCACCGCCCCCAGTTCCTGAAGACCCTGATCGCGCACTTCCGCACGGTGATGGAGACGGGCACGGTGGAGACCAAGCTCAAGGAACTGCTCAGCGTGCGCGTCTCCCAGATCAACCAGTGCGAGTATTGA
- a CDS encoding TolC family protein, with product MKALLRSTVWLLTLVCMLAALGRPAAAGDPLPFRRAIELALHHSGDMAIAAADQEAAHQSYLETRNGYLPTIIVGSGVAASYGFPMSLEGAAPSVFNVTTQQYLYNPAVQQFLKAARTDWNASGISVEDRRNQVILETALVYAELDKLSSTLHVLQEQAGSAQRVEQVVSMRVQAGVDNELEITRAKLTAARVRLNLADAESRAAVLRARLAQLTGLPADSIETVTESIPELPAVPAEEVSEKTLDQDPEVRVANERAAAMVFRAKGEHRMLYPSIDLAGQYGLFSKFNNYDQYFKKFQRNNVTFGLEIRFPLFNFSQKARAQAADATALRAQKQAEDVKNRLSVETLKLEGAVKQLAAAREVARLEYTLARADADAVGIRLVAGTATVRDQERARLLENDKYLALLDATFQLDQAQMQLLKTAGKLQEWALTGK from the coding sequence ATGAAAGCCCTTCTTCGCTCCACGGTGTGGCTGCTGACCCTGGTCTGCATGCTGGCGGCGCTGGGCCGGCCGGCCGCCGCCGGCGATCCTCTGCCCTTCCGCCGCGCCATCGAACTGGCGCTGCACCACAGTGGCGACATGGCCATCGCCGCCGCCGACCAGGAGGCCGCCCACCAGTCCTACCTGGAGACGCGCAACGGCTATCTGCCCACCATCATCGTGGGCTCGGGGGTCGCCGCCAGCTACGGCTTCCCCATGAGCCTGGAAGGCGCGGCTCCTTCGGTCTTCAACGTCACCACCCAGCAGTACCTGTACAACCCGGCGGTGCAGCAGTTCCTGAAAGCCGCGCGCACGGACTGGAACGCCAGCGGCATCAGCGTGGAAGACCGCCGCAACCAGGTCATCCTGGAGACGGCCCTGGTCTACGCCGAGCTCGACAAGCTGAGCAGCACCCTGCACGTGCTGCAAGAGCAGGCGGGCTCGGCACAGCGCGTCGAGCAGGTGGTCAGCATGCGAGTGCAGGCCGGGGTGGACAACGAGCTGGAGATCACCCGCGCCAAGCTCACGGCCGCGCGCGTGCGCCTGAACCTGGCCGATGCCGAGAGCCGCGCCGCCGTCCTGCGCGCCCGCCTGGCGCAGCTCACCGGGCTGCCCGCCGACAGCATCGAGACGGTCACCGAGTCTATTCCCGAACTGCCTGCGGTCCCGGCCGAGGAAGTCTCCGAGAAGACCCTCGACCAGGACCCGGAGGTCCGGGTGGCCAACGAGCGCGCCGCCGCCATGGTCTTCCGCGCCAAGGGTGAGCACCGCATGCTCTATCCCTCCATCGACCTGGCCGGCCAATACGGCCTGTTCTCCAAGTTCAACAACTACGACCAGTACTTCAAGAAGTTCCAGCGCAACAACGTCACCTTCGGGCTGGAGATCCGCTTCCCGCTGTTCAACTTTTCGCAGAAGGCGCGCGCCCAGGCCGCGGACGCCACCGCCCTGCGCGCCCAGAAACAGGCGGAGGACGTCAAGAACCGCCTCTCGGTCGAGACCCTCAAGCTCGAGGGCGCGGTCAAGCAATTGGCGGCCGCCCGCGAGGTGGCCCGCCTGGAGTACACCCTGGCTCGCGCCGACGCCGACGCGGTCGGCATCCGGCTGGTGGCGGGCACCGCCACCGTCCGCGACCAGGAGCGCGCCCGCCTGCTGGAGAACGACAAGTACCTGGCCCTGCTCGACGCCACCTTCCAGCTCGACCAGGCGCAGATGCAGTTGCTCAAGACCGCCGGCAAGCTGCAGGAGTGGGCGCTGACGGGAAAATGA